In Actinomycetota bacterium, the sequence TGGGTGACCTTGTCGAGGCCGCGGGGAGCGTCCGGGTCGAGGCCGCGCGCTCTGGCCAGGGCCTCGGCCAGGAGCTGGCCGGGAACGGCCAGGGCGAACGGCGCCAGGTGCTCGGGGAGCGACGTGCCGGGGAGGGTCGACCGGCAGGCGGCGGCGAACTCGGGGTCGCCGCCGATGCCGTGGACGTCGGCGCCGGTCCCGGCGATGCGGCGCGCGAGCGCGGTCATCTCCGGGAGCATGGGCCCGTTCCCGGCGGCCACCAGGAGGACCGGTGTCCGCCGGTCCACGACCGCGATCGGCCCGTGGAGCAGGTCGGCGTAGGAGAGCCCGACCGCCGTCAGGTAGCAGGTCTCCTTGAGCTTCAGCGCCAGCTCCAGCGCGGTCGAGTACGCGAACCCCCGCCCCGACACGACCAGCGCGTCGACATCGACCAGCCGCCCCGCCAGCTCCCCCGCCGCGTCCGCCACCCCGAGCATGGCCGCCACCGCCTCCGGCACCCCGAGCAGCTCCTCCACCGCCACCCCGCCGCCCTCGCTCCCGGTGCCCGGCCGGCGCAGGCCGTGGGCGAGCACGGCCATCGCGGCCAGCTGGGTGGTGTAGGTCTTGGTCGCGGGGACGGCGAGCTCCTGGCCGGCCTGGGTGATGAGGGGGACGTCGGCGGACTCGGTGAGGGGCGAACCGGCCACGTTGGTGACGGCGACGGTTCGCGCCCCGCAGCGGCGGGCCCACTCGAGGGTGGTGACGATCTCCTCGGTGGCGCCGGACTGGGAGACCGCCACCGCCAGCACGCCGCGCAGGTCGAGGTCGGCGCGGTAGACGGTGGCCAGGGAAGGGGAGGCGAGCGAGGCCAGGCGGCCGGCGCGGGCCGAGCAGAGGTACTGGCCGTAGACCGCGGCGTTGTCCGAGGAGCCCCGGGCGATGAACAGCACCTGGCGGGTGGCCCGGCCCAGCGCCTCGAGCTCGCCGGCCTGGGCCAGCAGCGCCTCGAAGGTGCGGCGCAGCGCCTCCGGCTGCTCGGCGATCTCGGTTCGCATCCGGCTCGGCACCGCGC encodes:
- a CDS encoding SIS domain-containing protein, coding for MRTEIAEQPEALRRTFEALLAQAGELEALGRATRQVLFIARGSSDNAAVYGQYLCSARAGRLASLASPSLATVYRADLDLRGVLAVAVSQSGATEEIVTTLEWARRCGARTVAVTNVAGSPLTESADVPLITQAGQELAVPATKTYTTQLAAMAVLAHGLRRPGTGSEGGGVAVEELLGVPEAVAAMLGVADAAGELAGRLVDVDALVVSGRGFAYSTALELALKLKETCYLTAVGLSYADLLHGPIAVVDRRTPVLLVAAGNGPMLPEMTALARRIAGTGADVHGIGGDPEFAAACRSTLPGTSLPEHLAPFALAVPGQLLAEALARARGLDPDAPRGLDKVTQTDA